TGTTGTAAGCTCTTCAACAAAAGGCTCGATCTGTGTCATAGCATCAAAAGAAGATGGCAGTACCAGTTTCTTTTCATCACTTTTGGACATAGGGCAAGATTAAGAATGAACATTCCCAGAGAGTTACAATAAGTTAGGCATATAAGCCACGTCTTTTAAGGGTCATTGCTACTTTATTAATTCCAAATACGTAGGCCGCCTGACGCAGAGTAATATCATATTTCTCTTTGGTCTTAAACAACTGATCAAAAGCATCACGCATCATTCGGTTAAGACGGCGGTTAACGCGTTCTTCAGTCCAGAAATATCCCTGTCTATCCTGCACCCATTCAAAATATGAAACCGTAACACCACCGGCATTAGCCAGAATGTCGGGTACGACCATAATACCTTTGCTTTCGAGGATACCATCAGCATTGGCAGTGACAGGACCATTGGCGCCCTCTGCAATAATACGGGCATTAATATCACTGGCATTTTCGCGGTTTATTTGATCTTCTTTGGCAGCAGGAATAAGGACGTCGCATTCGATTTGTAGCAGTTCTTCGTTAGTGATCTCTTCGGCTTCAGGATATCCTTCCAGCGAACCGTCATTTTCTTCAGCGTATTCTAGTGCCTTGGGGATGTCGATTCCATTTTCGTTATAATATCCCCCGGCAATATCACTGATAGCTACTACTTTGGCTCCCTGTTCGTACATAAGTTCTGCGGTTACCGAGCCAACATTTCCAAATCCTTGTACAGCGACCGTGCAGTTATTAGGCAGAATTCCTTTTTTGTTGAGTGCAGCTAGCGTAACGGTAACAACACCTCGGCCCGTAGCTTTTTTACGTCCGTATGATCCACCTAAAATAATGGGTTTTCCGGTTACAACCGCCGTTTCGGTTTTGTGCGCATTCATGCTGTAAGTATCCATAATCCAGGCCATAATCTGCTCGTCGGTATTCATATCCGGAGCAGGGATATCACGGTCGGGTCCAAACACTTCAAGCATATTCGCAGTATAGCGGCGCGTCAGGCGTTCGAGTTCGCCATCTGAAAGTTCGTTGGGATCACATCGTACACCACCTTTGGCTCCGCCGAAGGGTACGTTTACAATGGCACATTTCCAGGTCATCCATGCGGCCAGGGCATTAACTTCTTCCAGATTAACATCGGGCGAATAGCGAATGCCACCTTTTGAAGGGCCAAGTATATTATTGTGAATTACGCGATATCCCTGAAACACTCTGATGTTTCCTGAATCCATCAAAATGGGAACAGAAACAGTTACTTGCTTGACTGGGCTCGAAAGGTATTGAAACATTCCTTCATCAAGATCCAATATTTCCGCGGCAAAACGGAACCGTTCCATCATAGATTCGAAAGGCGATTCCTCGTCAAGCTTCGGACCAGGTTCTTTATAATATCCGGCACCGCTATTGTTTTTTTTATTAGGCATAAAGAATAACTAAATATAGTCTTTTAGTTGTGTTTAAAGGGACGAATCGTGTAAATAATATTTATGTAATCCACTTTGTTAAATGACCCCAAATTTATAAAAAATTCGGTGATGATATTAGTTAGATTTATAACTATTAATTTTTGACGTGATGCCTATGATCATCTGTTTCAACTAAATTAGTTTTCGGCTTTATCCACTTTACAAAATTGTAATGTTCCACTGTGGGGGTTGCATTTATACAAAATTTAATGTTGATTCTACACATTAAAAGTTAATAGTATGTTCGCAAGGCTTTTTGCAACTGGCAACAGTCAAAGTAGATTGTTATGGATGCACGAGTTTTGGTTCTAAATAAGGATTATCAACCGCTGAGTATTTGCTCGGTACATCGGTCTATTAAACTGCTGTTTTTAGATAAGGCAGAAATGGTGCACGATTATCCCGAGCGCAAGGTTCGTACTGTCTCTAAAGAATATGATTATCCTTCCGTAATTCGTCTGCGTCGCTTCATTAATATTCCGTATAATAAAATTGTACTTACGCGGCATAACATTATGAAGCGTGATGCCAAGACCTGTCAATACTGTGGATCTTCACATAATCTGACTATTGATCATGTAGTACCGAAAAGTCGGGGTGGCAAAGACACCTGGGAAAATCTGGTGACGGCTTGTGATGAGTGTAATGTAAAGAAGGGAAATCGTACGCCGGAAGAGGCCACTATGCCGTTGAAGAAAAAGCCCTATCGACCTATTCATATTACTTTTTTGCAGTCAATATTGGGTAGTGTAGAAGAAGATTGGAAACCCTATCTTTATATGACGAATTGAGCAAGTTTGTCTTTTATTTTGTTGGTGTTATACTTTGTATTCTCTTCATGAGGTATGCTATATTCCTACAAGTTTGGAACTTTTGAGATATAAGGAGCTATTCATCCAGCTTGGAATAGGTGAATAGGACTAGTAGCTCTCTTCATAACAAATACATAAAAAATTCGTATTTTTAGGGATACTAAATGTTTTTTAGCTGATGGATATCAGCATTATCAAAGATAACCAGTCAATAAGAATAAAATACAATGAGTAGCAAAGGACGAGTATTAGTAGCCATGAGCGGAGGGGTAGACTCTTCGGTTGCGGCGGTGATGCTCAAAGAACAGGGATATGACGTCATCGGAATTACGATGAAAACGTGGGACTACTCCCGCGTGGGTGGCAAGTCGGATAAAGAGACTGGCTGCTGTACGCTCGAATCGATGAATGATGCCCGTGAAATTGCTGTCAATCATGGATTTAAGCACTTTATTGTGGATATCCGTGATGAGTTTGGCGACTGGGTTATCGATCGTTTCGTGGATGATTATATGAGCGGCCGTACGCCCAATCCCTGCGTGCTTTGCAATACACATATCAAATGGGCAGCCCTGTTGCGTCGGGCGGATAATCTTGGTTGTGATTATATTGCTACCGGCCACTATGCCAATGTGCGTGAAGAAAATGGGCGGCATATTATTTCGAAGGGTCTGGACCCCCAAAAAGATCAGTCCTATGCGCTGTGGGGGGTTGAGCAAAAGCATTTAGCGCGCACAATTTTTCCTTTGGGTGACTATGAAAAAACAGAAATTCGTGATTTGGCCGAAGAGTTTGGGCTCACCAAAGTGGCCGATAAGCCCGATTCCTATGAAATTTGTTTTGTCCCTGATGACAATTATCGTCGTTTTTTGAAAGATCGTGTAGATGGTCTTGAAGATCGTGTAAAAGGCGGTAAGTTTGTTGATCAGGATGGGAACATTGTAGGAGAGCACGAAGGGTATCCCTTTTATACCATCGGTCAGCGTCGAGGTCTGGATCTGGCTCTTGGCAAGCGCGTATATGTGACGGATATTAATCCCGATACAAACGTAATTACCATTGGTGAAAAAGAAGATTTGGTAAGCACTACGTGCCGCGCTAAAAATATTAATCTTAGCAAGTATGGTGAAGTGCCCGGCGGACAAATGGATATAATTGGAAAGATCCGCTATAACGATGATGGTGTTATGGGGCAGTTAACCCAACTTGGAGATGATGAAATTGAGGTTGAGTTTCCCACTGGTCGCGAAGCCATAACCCCCGGACAGGCGGTTGTTTGCTATGAAGGTGACGATGTTGTAGCCGGCGGGTGGATCCACAAGGTCAATGTAGATGCAGACGCGCTATTGCAGAAAGTATAATTTTATGACTAGTTCCTCGTTATTTAAGCCTGCTCGGTTTTCCGGGTAGGCTTTTTTTAGGTTGAAACATTCTCACCAATTATCCTGTACAACAAAGAGACAATTCAAAATTTGAAATCATTTTTACTATGAGAAAAGCAAAACATTATTTGTCCGCTATGCTTTTGGTTGCCTGTTTTACACAGCCGGCAGCTGCACAATTTGAGGGTCAAATTACTTACGAGAGTTATAACTATTCTGAACAGCAGACCGAAGAACAACAGGATGAATTTACACTTACCATAACGCCAGATCGTATGATGTTGAGTGGTAATAATTCCTACAATTTCATGGAATCTATTGATACCGAAGGGCTACTTGTACGTCTGGATAACGAAGATTTTGTGTTTATGACGGGCAAAAACCAAGCGCTCAAAATATCAAAATCCGATATTACATCTCTGATGAATATGTTTGATAACGGAGAGAGTCCTTCAGATGTAGCCGAGGAAGTTGATGAAATTAACTATAAAAAAACTGGAGAAACAACTGATATCTTGGGATACAAATGCGAAAAGTTCATCTTTCGCGATGAGGATAACGAGGATGAATATGCGATTGTGTGGATGACCAAGGAGATTAATGTGAACTGGGGTATGCTAGCTGACCCATGGAGTGGCAGTGCCGAGGACATTGTAAGCAATTTTCCTACTAACCTGGTGTTTAAAGAAAAGTATTTCCCCGTTCGCGTTGAAAGTTATGAGGATGGCCAGCTGGATTCAAAACTGGAAGCTAAAACTATCAGCGAAAAAGAAATTAGTTCTCGCATGGTTGAGGTTCCATCCGGTATTTCGGTGATGACCTTTCAGGAATATTTGTTCAACCAAATGGAGAATTAGGGCTTAACTATTGAGGCTATCCCATGTGTCTGCACTTGGGAATAGGATAAGCTCTTCATTTACTTGTTGCCTACATTACCCAATAAGTATACGTCGCCGGTAGGTTGAGACACACCCCCTTTGGGTTCCAGAGTGATGGCAAAAGCATTGGTTGACTGTTTGTCAGCTTCAGCCATTTGTTCAATTTTAAAGAAGGCATCATTCTGGTTACCAACCGAAAATACGCCGGCACTTACCGGTTTATTATTCTTGATAAGCCACAGTTGATAATCTTTATCACTGGCTTCCGTTGGCAGGTTTGATACTTGTAGCAGCGCCTGCTGTTTACTTGCATTCCAAATTACTTTGCCGTATCCATTTGGATTTACATCACGTCCAGCCATCATAACCAAGTCCACATCACGGGCTTCAAGGATGGAAAGCATCTCTTCTTTACGCTCCAGCTCGTTTTTTAGTTGCGTGATCTGTGTATTTTTTTCTGCTATGATGTTATTCTTATTAGATAACGAAGAATTTAGGTTAAAGGAATAGAAAATGAGGCTGAGGCTTACAATCAACAAGGCAAAAGAGGCAGCAACGCCCAAAGCTGACCAATTAAAGCGGTCTTTGTCATCCGATGGGGAACCTTCATCAATGTTTGTTACGGTGTTATCATTTTGATCCTGTTGCTGTTCACGAATGATTTCCATCAGTCGTTCTTTAAGATCGGCAGGTGGTTCTTCTTGTTCTACTGTAAAGGCCAACTGGTTGGCAGTTGTCCACATTGTTTGATACAGATCACGTTCTTCGGCCGATGCTTCGCCAAGCATTTCTTCAAACTCTTCTCGTTCTTCTCTGTCTAAAGCATGCAGCACGTAACCGGCACAGAGCTGCTCGAATTTTTCGGTATGTGATTGTTCATTAGCCATCAGTTGATATATGTTCTTCTAATATGCGTTTTAATTTTATCATTCCCTGTCGGGTTCTTGTTTTTACGGTACCCAGGGGGATGTCTAGGTGGTCAGAAATTTCTCGCTGAGTCATGCCACGATAATATGCAATTTTAATCACCTTGCTTTGTTTCTCGGGAATTTTATCAAGAGCTTTTTGAACCAGCTCTGCCCGATCAGAAAAAATAGTTGTTTCCATCGGATCATGTTTATCTCCTTCAAGCGAAAAAAGCGGCTGGTGAATACTTACTGATTGTTTTTGCTGTGTTTTATATCCTTTTGATCGGATACGATCAATAGCGGTATTTCGTGCCAGGGTAACAATCCAGCTATATACATTGCCCCGGTCTGGTTTAAACTGATCTGCTTTATTCCATATTTTAACAAAAATTTCTTGCAGTACATCTTCAGCTTCTTCTCGTTTTTTCACAATCGAGATGACCATTCCAAAGAGCAGTTTGTTATATAGATTGTAGAGCTCCTCTATGGCTTCCTCGTCGCGAGCTTGAATGCGCTTCATTAATTCAATTTCGTCATCGGAATTTCCATGTGTTATTTTTCCGATGGTGGCAAGAAGAGTGAATAAAATCACGTCATTAGTTCATTTGTTAATACGCAAGAACATGCGAAATGGATTTTATATCCGTATTTGTTTAAGCCATTGATTTATATTAGCCTATAGCTCAGAATATACCAAGAACTTTTAAATTATTAGAATTGTGCCCTGGTTGCTTGAGATGACGATCCTGGTATCAGTTTTGATGATACCAGCAGTGTTCTATTTATCATTCCGATTATATAATATCAGCAAAGATTATTTTACGAGAAATAAGTGGATAAAATTTGTATTACCCATATTCCTATTTTCGTTCTATCTGTTTCCTATAAGTGGCAGCATCGATTTTTATATTTCCGGTGAAATTGATGTTCTTAAATATCCCAAGTTGTTGACGTATTGGTTCTGGTTTGGGTTGGTGTTTGTCTTTCAGTTAGCGACATGGATAATTTTAGCAGATATAGGAAAGCTAATTAGTCGGTTTTTAGTTGCTGATACAGCACTGGTTAATCGATGGCATACAAGAGTAGTCTTCGGATTATTTCTTTTGACTTTTCTTTTTATGGGATGGAAAACGTATAAGGATACTACTCAAATTGTAACCGATGAATTGAGCATAGCTATTGATGATCTTCCGGCATCACTCAAAGGATTTAAACTTGTACATATTTCTGATATTCAGGGTGATGAGTACACTGGTCGCAAAGAGATTGCCCGGTATGTTGAGGCAGTTAATGCAACGAATCCCGATCTTATTATTTTTACCGGCGATTTGATTTCTTATGGCACTGATTTTATTGCAATGTCAGCCCAAGAGCTAGGTAAGGTTAGAGCCACGTATGGCACCATTGCGGTAGTGGGTGACCATGACTACTGGGCAGGTACCCCAAATATAGAGCAGGCACTGGCCAACGAAGGTATCCCGCTGCTGCAGAATCAAAATCAAAAATTTTCCTCAGATGGTGACCATACCGTTCGGGTTACCGGTATTACCGAAGTATATAGCAAGACATCTGATCCTGAAGTTGTTGATTCAGTGACTAATAATGCAGGAGGTGCGGCACTAAAAATTTTTGCTTCCCATCAGGTTGATGATGATTTGGTCGCTGAGGCCCAACAAAATGGTTACGATATGATGTTGGCCGGTCATACCCACGGGGGACAAATTCGAGTGCCATTTTTTGGAATGGGATTTTCAGCTGCCGAACGAGAAACAAAGTATGTTAGCGGTTTATATCATAAAAATAAGCTGCCGATTCATATTAATAATGGACTTGGTTTTACCTTGGGCCCCATCCGCTACGATGCCCAGCCAACCGTTACTGTTATAACACTAAAGGAAAAGGATAGATAATATAATAAACCAAGAATTGGCTTCCGTTGCTTAAGATGGGATATGTATTCGCGCCAGGAATATAAATCTAGAAAATCAATGATTATCTTGTTTCTTAATCAGCTCAAGCATTTTTTCTAGGTCATTAGTTGGTAGTTCACAGCTATAATTTTGGCATACATATGCTGTTGGTTTGTTGTTCTGCATTCCAAAATCATCCAGAAACGGTATCAGATTATTAATGTTGTTATCGTTTGGATCAGCAAGTAGAATTACTGTATTGGGGAGGAAAAGGTCGCGCAATTGGTGGAGCATTTCTTTCGTTTGGGGATGATTCTGATCACCGGCAATAATAACCTCCTTTGGATTTGACGTTGAAAAGTTGACTCCTTGTAAAGCAAACCCAAATCCCGTAGGTGCTTGCTGAATACTAGAAGAGAAAAGTTTATTTATTTGGTCAGCCATTTGTTCCCAATCAGTATTGCCGGTCATGCGACCCAGCCGCAGTAAATTCATCATGGCTACCGAGTTGCTGGAGGGTATAGCGCTGTCATGAATTTCCTTTTTGCGCCCCAGAAGTTCTTCCCCCTCCTCAGAAGTGAAGTAAAATCCGCCGTCATCAGAGTCCCAAAACGAGTTATTAAATTGTTGCTGTAGAGAGACAGCCTCTTGCAGGTATTTTGAATTAAAGGTTGTCTGATACAGTTCGATGAGGCCCCAGATTAGAAAAGAATAATCATCGGCATGGGCACTAATAGCTACATCCCCGTTGCGGTAACGGTGCTTAAGTTGGTTGTCTTCGGTAAGCATCTGGGATGCAATGAACTGCCAACATGCCTGGGCTTGCTCAATATATTTTTGATTGCTAAAGTTTCGTCCGGCTTTGGCAAGAGCGGCTATCATCAATCCATTCCAGTCGGTTAGGATTTTATCATCAAGCAGCGGATGCACGCGCTGTTGACGAGCCTGCAGTAATTTTTGACGGATACCTTCAAGCGTAGTTCTCAGCTTTTCAGTTGACATATTCCGTTCATTGGCAAGTGTTGCCAATGATTTTTGCAGATGTAGAATGTTTTTTCCGGTATGCCTTCCGGTGGATTCGTCCTTATAATTTCCTTCTTCTGTTAGATTAAATACCTCAATGATTAATTCCGCTTCAGCGGTGGGAAGTAGTTCGCGGATCTCTGAAATTTCCCAAACATAAAATTTGCCCTCTTCGCCTTCACTGTCAGCATCTTCAGCCGAATAAAAGCCGCCGTTGTCATCCTGCATTTTACGGAAAACATAATCAGCAATCTCATTAGCAGTTTGCTTAAATAGATCGTTGTTTGTCATCTGCCAAGCTTCGGTATAGGCAATCATAAGCATGGCTTGGTCATACAACATTTTTTCGAAATGGGGAAGTAGCCATTGCTGGTCAGTAGAATAACGGTGAAATCCTTTCCCAATATGATCGAAAATACCGCCTCTACGCATTTCCGTAAGTGTTTTTTCAACCATCTGTAGGGCGTTAGATGCCGGATGCTGTTTGGCATATCGTAAGAGCAGCATCAAGTTATGTGGACTCGGAAATTTCGGCGATGAGCTGAAACCACCGTGGGTACTATCAAACTGCTGTTCGTATTTGTTGTATGCCTCTTGCAGTATATCATCACCAAGCTGGTCTCCGGATTCGAACGATGTGGATTTTTGAAAGGCGGTAATAATTTTATCTGACGAAGCCGCAATTTTTTCCCTTTCGTTTTCCCACAACTTAGAAATCCAGGGCACTAGTTCGTGCATGCCTGGCCTGCCGTGACGCCCTACTTTGGGGATATAGGTGGCGGCATAAAAGGGTTTCTTATCCGGTGTTAAAAACACATTGAGGGGCCAGCCGCCACTGCCGGTCATCATTTGGCAGACGAGCATATAAGTATTGTCAATATCTGGTCGCTCTTCGCGATCTACTTTTATATTGACAAACGCTTCGTTCATCAGGCGGGCAATCTCTTCATCCTCAAATGATTCGTGAGCCATCACATGGCACCAGTGGCAGGTTGCATATCCAATAGATACCATGACTGGTTTATCCTCGCGGCGCGCTTTTTCGAATGCTTTGTCTCCCCATGGGTACCAGTTTACGGGATTATCGGCATGTTGCAACAAGTAGGGGCTGGATGCTTCTGAGAGATTGTTATCGGGATTGTAATTGGACTCTGACATGATTAATCATTTATATCTTTAGAAAAACGTTGACGGTAATCCACCAAAAATCGGTCGTATTCTTCTCCAATGAGGTTCGAAGAAATTATAAAATCAGCTGATGACCGGTTGCATGCCATTGGAATATTGTAGAGGACCCCGATTCGCAGTAGTGCTTTTACATCTACATCGTGTGGCTGGGCCTGCAGAGGATCCCAGAAAAAAATCATCATATTGATTTTATTTTCGGTAATAGCAGCACCAATTTGTAGGTCGCCGCCCAACGGGCCACTGTTAAAACGTGTAATGTCCAGTCCAACCTCTTCGGCAATCATTTGTCCGGTAGTACCGGTACCAAATAAGTTGTGTTTGGAAAGTGTGCCGGCATTAAATTCGCACCAGTCAATTAAATCAGCCTTTCGGTGATCGTGGGCAATAAGCGCAATATTTTTCTGGGTTTTCATGGTATCAGAATGGTGGGCAATGGGAGGGTCGGAATTTTTGTAACTCATAAATTTGGGAATCAAGTTTTAACAGCAAGTTAAAGCAACCATAAGGAAGCTACGATATGAATAGTGGTCTTACAAGCTGTCAGCATTATTATTCTGTAAATGTCTGGCGTTGAAAGGGGATTATAAGTCTCTTTCTACTTCGGTAATTTGCATTCGAACCCTTATATTTAGCGTCTTTGTAAGCATTAAATTAAAACGTCTAATTTCTAAATCAATAATTAACTATGTCAGTAGAACGAACACTCACCATTTTAAAGCCCGATTGCGTACGCAAAGAACTTATTGGTGAGGTAACGCGCCGTATCCAAGAGGCTGGTTTTAAGATTGTAGCTATGAAAATGACCCGTTTGACCAAAGATACGGCTGCCGGATTTTATTCCGTTCACAAAGAACGACCTTTCTTTGATGAACTTTGCGAATTTATGAGTAGTGGTCCGTGTGTACCTATGATTTTGGAAAAAGAAAATGCTATTAAGGATTTTCGTGATTTTATTGGTGCTACCGATCCTTCTGAAGCTGAAGAAGGCACGGTTCGGGCGGATTTTGCCGATAGCGTAGGAGAAAATATTATTCATGGTTCCGATTCGGTAGAGAACGGTCAAAAAGAAGCCAACTTTTTCTTTAGCGAGCAACAGGTGACTGCTAATAAAGCATAATTTATTGCACTGATGCCAAAGCTTATCCATCTTATAATTGGTCTGGGTCTGATCGTAGGAGGGTGCAATGCTGCATCCTTACAGCCCAAGGTTGAGGTGGGAGCTGAGGTGTTGTTAGATGAGCATTTACCAAAGCTTGAAGGCAAGCGAGTAGGGCTGGTAATGAATCCCACAGCAAGGGTGGGTGGATCGCATATGCTCGATACCTTGCTAGCTCGGGATGTGAATGTTACGGCTTTGTTTGCTCCGGAACACGGCTTCCGTGGAGATGTGGGAGCTGGAGAAACGATTAAAGAGGGTATCGATCAAGATACTGGTTTGCCCGTCTATTCGCTTTACGGATCAACGCGTAAGCCTACCTCGGAAATGTTGGATAGTGTCGATATTCTGCTTTTTGATATGCAGGATGTGGGTGCTCGTTTTTACACCTATAATGCTACAATGGGTAACGTGCTGGAGGCGGCGGCTGCAGACAGTGTGCCCGTCTGGGTACTGGACCGTCCTAATCCGGCTGGCGGTAAGCTTATTTCTGGCTGGATGATGCAAAAACAGCATCAATCCTTTGTGGGTCGTTACTCCATTCCCATGGTTCATGGTATGACGCTGGGTGAATTAGCAAAAATGATTGTGGGTGAACAGTGGGTTAACAGTGCTGGACAGGCACAACTTAAGGTAATCCCAATGGAAGGATGGAAGCGGTCAATGAAATGGCCGCAAACAGGACTCGAATGGATACCGCCTTCGCCCAATCTGCCTACCTTTGAGCATGCGTTTATCTATTTGGGAACGGTATTTTTTGAAGGCATAAATATATCTGAGGGGCGGGGAACGTCAGATCCGTTTTTGAAAATTGGTTCGCCTACAACGAAGCTGACTTCCAATCATATTGCTGAGTTACGCCGTTTATTTTCGGGTGTACAGGTAGAGCGCATTTCGTTTATGCCACAGTCAATGCCCGGCAAAGCCCCTCATCCTGACTTTGAAGGTCAGCGTTGTTACGGTCTCGAAATTCAGGTAACTGATCCTAACAGGTTTGATCCTGTGAAACTGGGAGCCAAGCTGCTGCGTGTGATGATGGATGCTACTCCCAATGCGGAGCTTAATAATTATATCCAGAAACTGGTCGGCATTAACAAATCAGAGTTGCTGAGCCAGCTGGATAATGAAGCATATCTTAAAACATGGAAGCAAACGGCCCGCAAGTTTGCTGAGCAGCGCAAGCCATATCTGATTTATGATTAACAAGTAAATAGATAATTATTATAGGATGCACTCCCCCAAGATCTATTTGAATGAGATACTGATGTAGAATTACGTTTTGCGGTTCCACTCATAGCAGATAAGTGCTGCACTTACCGACGCATTGAGAGATTCCACATCATTTTCCATGGGAATACGGAACGTGTAGTCACAGTGTTCAAGTGTCTTTTGACTAATTCCGCTGCCTTCATTTCCTACAACAAAAGCAA
The sequence above is a segment of the Fodinibius salinus genome. Coding sequences within it:
- a CDS encoding exo-beta-N-acetylmuramidase NamZ family protein is translated as MPKLIHLIIGLGLIVGGCNAASLQPKVEVGAEVLLDEHLPKLEGKRVGLVMNPTARVGGSHMLDTLLARDVNVTALFAPEHGFRGDVGAGETIKEGIDQDTGLPVYSLYGSTRKPTSEMLDSVDILLFDMQDVGARFYTYNATMGNVLEAAAADSVPVWVLDRPNPAGGKLISGWMMQKQHQSFVGRYSIPMVHGMTLGELAKMIVGEQWVNSAGQAQLKVIPMEGWKRSMKWPQTGLEWIPPSPNLPTFEHAFIYLGTVFFEGINISEGRGTSDPFLKIGSPTTKLTSNHIAELRRLFSGVQVERISFMPQSMPGKAPHPDFEGQRCYGLEIQVTDPNRFDPVKLGAKLLRVMMDATPNAELNNYIQKLVGINKSELLSQLDNEAYLKTWKQTARKFAEQRKPYLIYD